Proteins found in one Ignavibacteriota bacterium genomic segment:
- a CDS encoding PD40 domain-containing protein: protein MKSTIILLLFTIINLTFVLAQSTDSLRFPDEKHLKNIKQLTFGGQNAEAYFSFDESRLIFQSERDSFRCDQIFSMNVDGSNLMLLNSGKGKTTCAFFLPGDTTFLFASTHLGSDDCPPKPDYSKGYIWSLVKSFDIFMGKVGSKEFKRITTTDGYDAEATVSPKGDKIIFTSVRDGDLELYSMDLEGKNVLRLTNEIGYDGGAFYSWDGSKIVFRANHPTDSTGLLDYQQLLRDGMIRPGKMEIFVMNADGSGKKQITDLGTASFAPFFHPNGSQIIFSTNYSDQKGRNFDLYLVNTDGSGLERVTYNNTFDGFPMFTRDGTKIVFASNRNGKVQGETNIFIADWVP from the coding sequence ATGAAATCAACTATCATTCTCCTACTATTTACAATCATCAATCTTACTTTTGTTCTTGCTCAATCCACAGATTCACTTCGCTTCCCCGATGAAAAGCATTTGAAAAATATAAAGCAATTGACCTTCGGTGGTCAAAATGCTGAAGCGTATTTCTCATTCGATGAATCGAGACTAATTTTCCAATCAGAACGTGATTCATTTCGATGCGACCAAATATTTTCGATGAATGTTGATGGAAGCAATCTCATGCTACTCAACAGCGGAAAAGGAAAAACTACCTGCGCATTTTTCCTACCCGGCGATACAACATTTCTTTTTGCATCAACACATTTAGGTAGTGATGATTGTCCGCCCAAACCGGATTACTCAAAAGGATACATTTGGTCACTTGTGAAATCGTTTGATATTTTTATGGGAAAGGTTGGAAGCAAAGAATTCAAACGAATTACAACAACGGATGGTTATGATGCCGAAGCGACTGTCTCACCAAAAGGAGACAAAATTATTTTCACTTCAGTACGGGATGGAGACCTTGAATTATACTCTATGGATTTAGAAGGAAAAAATGTTCTGCGTCTGACAAACGAAATCGGCTACGATGGCGGCGCATTTTATTCATGGGATGGTTCTAAGATTGTCTTTCGCGCAAATCATCCAACAGATTCAACAGGACTTTTAGACTACCAACAACTGTTAAGAGACGGTATGATTCGTCCGGGCAAGATGGAAATCTTTGTGATGAATGCAGACGGTTCAGGCAAGAAACAGATTACAGATTTAGGTACTGCAAGTTTTGCTCCGTTCTTCCACCCGAACGGGAGTCAAATCATCTTCTCCACAAACTACAGCGACCAAAAAGGTCGGAACTTTGATTTGTACCTGGTAAATACAGACGGTTCGGGTTTGGAACGAGTAACTTACAATAATACTTTTGATGGCTTTCCGATGTTTACTCGGGATGGAACAAAGATAGTCTTTGCATCAAACAGAAATGGAAAAGTACAAGGCGAAACAAATATTTTCATTGCTGATTGGGTGCCGTAA
- a CDS encoding bifunctional riboflavin kinase/FAD synthetase has protein sequence MKVYNGLDDMEYNRNSVVTIGSFDGVHLGHKAILDDVMNRAKFSNSRSVVVTFNPHPRDVVGRGPVQHLCTLDERLKHLEQAGIDETLIINFTYEFSQQSARTFYEQCLVRNIGVREVVIGHDHMFGKNREGSIDVLTKIGDEFGFTVVMIPEVRVQNTIVSSSLIRECLSQGKIEEANEFLGRQYAIQATVVSGDGRGSTIGFPTANLSFDQTKKLTPLPGVYAVQVSYSNNEYFGMMNIGVRPTFGSNGQQSIEVHLLDFSGNLYGETVSVSFLKRMRAEKKFQSSDELVAQLQQDRTEVQKLVSQLTVKS, from the coding sequence ATGAAGGTGTATAACGGACTTGATGATATGGAATACAACCGGAATTCGGTTGTCACCATCGGCTCGTTTGATGGTGTTCATCTTGGACACAAAGCGATTCTTGATGATGTCATGAATCGCGCAAAATTTTCAAATAGTCGTTCTGTTGTCGTAACATTCAACCCCCATCCGCGGGATGTTGTCGGACGAGGTCCGGTACAACACCTTTGTACGCTTGACGAGCGGTTGAAGCATCTTGAACAAGCGGGAATTGATGAGACGTTGATAATCAATTTTACGTATGAATTTTCCCAACAATCTGCCAGGACATTTTATGAACAATGTCTTGTTCGGAACATCGGCGTTCGTGAAGTCGTCATCGGGCATGACCATATGTTCGGAAAAAACAGAGAAGGAAGTATAGATGTTCTTACGAAGATTGGCGATGAATTCGGATTTACGGTCGTCATGATTCCTGAAGTACGGGTTCAAAATACAATTGTCAGTAGTTCGCTTATTCGTGAATGCCTTTCACAAGGAAAGATAGAAGAAGCAAACGAATTCCTCGGACGACAATACGCAATTCAAGCGACGGTTGTGAGCGGAGATGGACGCGGTTCAACAATAGGTTTTCCGACTGCCAATTTATCATTCGACCAGACAAAAAAACTGACGCCGCTTCCGGGTGTCTATGCAGTTCAGGTTTCATATTCAAACAATGAATATTTCGGAATGATGAACATTGGTGTTCGACCAACGTTTGGTTCGAACGGACAGCAGAGTATCGAAGTTCATCTTCTTGATTTCTCCGGCAATCTCTATGGAGAAACAGTCAGTGTTTCGTTTTTGAAGAGAATGCGGGCAGAGAAAAAATTTCAATCGTCGGACGAACTTGTAGCACAGTTGCAACAGGATCGAACAGAAGTACAAAAATTAGTTTCACAATTAACAGTTAAATCATAA
- a CDS encoding zinc ABC transporter substrate-binding protein, translated as MKSYSLVLICLLIFGSSIGVCQNKLNVLTTLNYLRYVTQQVGGEKVEVSALANPKQDPHYVTPTPRMNQAANGIDLFIESGLGLDSWAKNVIDASGNPKIQPGNPGHLVATINVPVKELPTEVSRAWGDIHPQGNPHVWLDPLNMKIVAENIAERLSKLDGTNSAYYQQQLESFKHRIDVALFGDELLNTIGKKAGDILSRKAKNGDLQSWLKSKKLDTKLNGWFKKAERLNGTKVMSYHKTYVYFSERFGLNIVGELEEKPGIPPPPKHRDAVVEQIKRDNIKVILNDNFYSTEAADYIASKTQAKVFLTYIDVGAAPEVDTYEKLINYLLDKLLTTN; from the coding sequence ATGAAGAGTTATTCACTTGTATTAATTTGTCTTTTGATTTTTGGAAGTTCAATCGGTGTTTGCCAAAATAAATTGAATGTGCTGACAACGCTGAACTATCTCAGGTATGTTACACAACAAGTTGGCGGAGAGAAGGTTGAAGTCTCTGCGCTTGCGAACCCGAAGCAAGATCCGCATTATGTTACTCCGACGCCTCGCATGAATCAAGCGGCGAACGGCATTGACTTATTTATCGAAAGCGGATTAGGACTTGATTCATGGGCGAAGAATGTCATTGATGCTTCCGGCAATCCGAAAATTCAGCCGGGGAATCCGGGACATTTGGTTGCCACAATCAATGTTCCTGTGAAAGAACTTCCGACGGAAGTATCGCGTGCGTGGGGTGACATCCATCCTCAAGGAAATCCCCACGTTTGGCTCGACCCGTTGAACATGAAGATTGTTGCAGAAAATATTGCAGAACGGTTATCCAAACTTGATGGGACAAATTCGGCATACTATCAACAGCAACTTGAATCCTTCAAACATAGAATTGATGTAGCACTGTTCGGAGATGAATTGCTGAACACAATCGGAAAAAAAGCAGGAGATATTTTATCACGGAAAGCAAAGAACGGTGATTTGCAATCATGGCTGAAATCGAAAAAACTTGATACAAAGTTAAACGGTTGGTTCAAGAAAGCAGAACGATTGAACGGGACAAAAGTCATGTCGTATCATAAAACGTATGTCTATTTTTCCGAACGATTCGGATTGAATATCGTCGGTGAGTTGGAAGAAAAACCGGGAATTCCTCCGCCGCCGAAACACCGTGATGCAGTTGTTGAACAAATCAAACGAGATAATATCAAAGTTATTCTTAACGACAATTTCTACTCAACTGAAGCGGCTGATTATATCGCAAGTAAAACTCAGGCAAAAGTGTTTCTCACATATATTGATGTCGGCGCAGCTCCCGAAGTTGACACGTACGAAAAATTAATCAATTATCTTCTTGATAAATTGCTCACAACAAATTAA
- the infB gene encoding translation initiation factor IF-2, with protein sequence MTDKPQKKKIYQIAKELNRSHDILIEYLQKRGYKGLSLMSVVTDEMMHDLNAHFKKDKEVAEKHQKKIQTIREQQKKEEEKKAESPVDKSKSTKAPKKKVEEKPKKEEVQEVIEVPVVQPVEIQSVTSSEESVISSPEQPPLVESVEISKEPELSVAQEVIPSDISVVSDEPFVQQIPEAVKSEVEKISSEEVPLQKTEKPAERKTKTPAVDEAREQAARKRRAAPDEILKIQAPRLRGLKIVDKVELKKPPKPAAKPSDAATKAKVTTSTTSSADADAKKKKKKKKRVVVEKVITDMADMDELLPKAKKKKKGKTSEVDQTEVQETIKKTLADIADGSVVLEKRAAFKKKRKEKREAEVLRQAEEKEKDKSILRLTEYVTVNELAAMMNTTASEVIVKCMGLGMMVSINHRLDKDTILLVSDEFGFQVQFINEMTEEIPDEPDTEEELQWRPPVVTIMGHVDHGKTSLLDYIRRTNIVAGESGGITQHIGAYSVMLDGDKRITFLDTPGHEAFTAMRARGAQITDIVVLVVAADDSVMPQTVEAISHAQAASVPIVVAINKCDKPEANIERIKQQLAERNVLIEEWGGRYQYVELSAKTGKNVDLLLEKILLEADVLNLRANPDRFARGVVIEARVDKGKGTVATVLVQKGTLNVGDAFVAGIQSGRVRAMFDERGNKIEAILPSTPVQVLGFDGVPQAGDTFVCMKEERDAREISLKRTQLKREQDFRLIRSLTLDNLSQKISEGKIKELKVVVKGDVDGSVGALADSLMKIAHEEVRVNVIHRAVGAISESDVLLSAASGAVIIGFHVRPTVNARKLAEQEQVDIRLYNIIYDAINDVKKALEGLLSPEKREEITATVTVQEVFKIPKVGNIAGCRVIDGKIVRNNRIRVVRDGIVIFEGTLSSLKRFKEDVREVETGYECGIGVENFNDLKPGDTIESFKIIESQRKLA encoded by the coding sequence ATGACAGATAAACCACAGAAGAAAAAAATTTATCAAATCGCGAAAGAGCTGAATCGCTCACACGATATCTTGATTGAGTACCTTCAGAAGCGAGGCTACAAAGGACTCAGTCTTATGTCTGTTGTCACTGATGAAATGATGCATGACCTGAATGCTCATTTCAAAAAAGACAAAGAAGTTGCTGAAAAACATCAGAAAAAAATTCAGACCATTCGGGAACAACAGAAAAAAGAAGAAGAGAAAAAGGCTGAAAGCCCGGTTGATAAATCTAAATCAACAAAGGCTCCGAAGAAAAAAGTCGAGGAAAAGCCAAAAAAAGAAGAAGTACAAGAGGTAATCGAAGTACCGGTTGTACAACCCGTTGAAATCCAGTCCGTGACTTCTTCGGAAGAATCGGTCATTTCTTCTCCCGAACAACCACCGCTGGTAGAGTCTGTTGAAATTTCCAAAGAACCTGAACTCTCTGTCGCTCAAGAGGTAATACCTTCCGATATTAGCGTGGTTTCTGATGAACCATTCGTACAACAAATTCCTGAGGCGGTAAAATCTGAAGTGGAAAAAATATCGAGTGAGGAAGTTCCGCTTCAAAAAACAGAAAAACCGGCTGAGAGAAAAACAAAAACTCCTGCCGTAGATGAAGCAAGGGAACAAGCCGCAAGAAAGCGAAGAGCCGCACCGGATGAAATTTTAAAAATTCAAGCCCCGCGTTTAAGGGGATTGAAAATTGTTGATAAAGTAGAGTTAAAGAAACCACCAAAACCAGCAGCCAAACCTTCTGATGCCGCAACAAAAGCGAAAGTAACAACTTCAACTACTTCTTCGGCTGATGCAGATGCAAAGAAGAAGAAGAAAAAGAAAAAACGTGTCGTAGTAGAAAAAGTTATTACAGACATGGCTGACATGGATGAACTTTTGCCTAAAGCCAAGAAGAAGAAGAAAGGCAAAACATCGGAAGTTGACCAGACGGAAGTTCAGGAAACAATCAAAAAGACGTTGGCTGATATTGCTGATGGTTCTGTTGTCCTTGAGAAGAGAGCCGCTTTTAAGAAAAAGAGAAAAGAAAAACGAGAGGCTGAAGTTTTACGTCAGGCGGAAGAAAAAGAAAAAGATAAATCAATTCTCAGGCTGACAGAATACGTTACCGTGAATGAACTTGCAGCGATGATGAACACGACTGCAAGTGAAGTTATCGTAAAGTGTATGGGCTTAGGAATGATGGTTTCTATCAATCACCGTCTTGATAAAGATACGATTCTTCTTGTCTCGGATGAATTTGGTTTTCAGGTGCAGTTCATCAATGAAATGACAGAAGAAATTCCTGATGAACCGGACACAGAAGAAGAGTTACAGTGGCGTCCGCCGGTTGTTACCATTATGGGGCATGTTGACCACGGCAAGACTTCGTTGCTTGATTATATCCGACGAACAAATATTGTTGCCGGTGAATCGGGTGGTATTACTCAACATATCGGTGCATACTCTGTGATGTTGGATGGAGATAAACGAATTACATTTCTCGATACTCCCGGTCACGAAGCATTTACTGCAATGCGCGCACGCGGCGCGCAAATAACAGATATCGTTGTTCTTGTCGTCGCTGCTGATGATAGTGTGATGCCTCAAACGGTCGAAGCCATCAGTCACGCGCAAGCGGCTAGCGTTCCGATTGTTGTTGCAATCAATAAATGCGATAAACCTGAAGCGAACATCGAACGCATCAAACAACAATTAGCAGAGCGAAACGTGTTGATTGAAGAATGGGGCGGACGGTATCAGTATGTCGAACTTTCGGCAAAGACAGGCAAGAATGTTGACTTACTGCTCGAAAAGATTTTATTAGAAGCAGATGTCTTGAACTTACGCGCAAATCCCGATAGGTTTGCCCGCGGTGTTGTTATCGAAGCGCGTGTAGATAAAGGAAAGGGAACGGTCGCAACAGTTCTTGTTCAAAAAGGAACATTGAATGTCGGCGATGCTTTTGTTGCAGGGATTCAGAGCGGACGCGTTCGTGCAATGTTTGATGAACGAGGAAATAAGATTGAAGCAATCCTGCCATCAACTCCAGTTCAGGTGTTAGGATTCGATGGAGTACCGCAAGCCGGCGATACATTTGTCTGCATGAAAGAAGAGCGAGACGCTCGAGAAATCAGTCTCAAACGAACACAACTCAAACGTGAACAGGATTTCCGTTTGATTCGAAGTCTGACGTTGGATAATCTTTCACAAAAAATCAGTGAAGGAAAGATTAAGGAACTTAAAGTGGTTGTTAAGGGAGACGTTGATGGATCAGTCGGCGCGCTTGCTGATTCGTTGATGAAGATTGCGCACGAGGAAGTTCGTGTGAATGTAATTCACAGAGCCGTCGGTGCAATCTCGGAATCAGATGTCTTACTTTCTGCTGCATCAGGCGCTGTTATCATTGGCTTCCATGTACGACCGACAGTGAATGCGCGCAAACTCGCCGAGCAAGAACAAGTTGATATACGCTTGTATAACATTATTTATGATGCTATCAACGATGTGAAGAAAGCGCTTGAAGGATTACTCTCGCCCGAAAAGAGAGAAGAGATTACTGCAACTGTTACTGTTCAGGAAGTTTTCAAAATTCCAAAGGTTGGGAACATTGCAGGTTGCCGTGTCATTGATGGAAAGATTGTACGCAACAACAGAATTCGAGTTGTTCGAGATGGTATTGTAATATTCGAAGGTACTCTTTCATCGCTCAAGCGATTTAAGGAAGATGTTCGTGAAGTTGAAACCGGTTACGAGTGCGGTATTGGCGTGGAGAACTTCAACGATTTGAAACCGGGGGATACTATCGAGAGTTTCAAGATCATTGAATCGCAAAGAAAATTAGCTTGA
- the nusA gene encoding transcription termination/antitermination protein NusA translates to MNYEIVESFAQMAREKRMDKDVLVGIIEELFSIMMKRKYGETARFDVVVNMDKGDIEIYLIKDIVEEVTDPSTQISLTDVKKKTKESLEVGEEFVELIKMSEFGRRLIVQAKQSLNQRIKEIEKEVVYKEYQNSLNEIIIGEIYQVRKNEILVNHNKNELLLPKMEQIPKERYRKGDTIRAVVKDVKKNLAHPQVIISRADPMFLGKLFELEIPEIYDGIIEIKGIAREPGERAKVAVESHDDRIDPVGACVGMKGVRIHAIVRELNNENIDVITWSEDPMILLQRALAPAKLKSLTIDEENKTATILVDKQQASLAIGRNGQNVRLASKLTGFDIKVEQEGAEEEYDVDLVQFREELSDVLYARLVDEGFETARDVIEANDEDLLLVEGLDLQKIHELKDMMRSGIEEADLEEEDDEDDEKVVTTLLEEPLGDGSPEEETEPEDKSIIPPVS, encoded by the coding sequence ATGAACTATGAAATAGTCGAATCGTTCGCGCAGATGGCGCGGGAAAAACGAATGGACAAGGATGTCCTTGTCGGCATTATCGAAGAACTGTTTTCCATCATGATGAAAAGGAAATATGGAGAAACAGCCCGCTTTGATGTTGTTGTTAATATGGACAAAGGAGATATCGAAATTTATCTTATCAAGGATATTGTCGAGGAAGTCACCGACCCAAGCACACAGATTTCTCTTACAGATGTAAAAAAGAAGACGAAGGAATCATTGGAGGTTGGAGAAGAATTCGTCGAGTTGATTAAGATGTCCGAATTCGGACGACGATTGATAGTTCAGGCAAAACAAAGTCTCAATCAACGAATTAAAGAAATCGAAAAAGAAGTAGTTTACAAGGAATACCAAAATTCACTGAACGAAATTATTATCGGTGAAATTTATCAGGTACGAAAGAACGAAATACTTGTCAATCATAACAAGAACGAATTACTCCTTCCGAAAATGGAACAAATTCCAAAAGAGCGATACCGCAAAGGTGATACAATTCGTGCAGTGGTTAAAGATGTGAAGAAAAATCTTGCACATCCTCAAGTAATTATTTCTCGCGCCGACCCGATGTTTCTTGGGAAACTGTTTGAACTGGAAATTCCAGAAATCTATGATGGAATCATCGAAATAAAGGGAATTGCGCGTGAACCCGGGGAACGAGCAAAGGTTGCCGTTGAATCACATGATGATAGAATCGACCCGGTCGGTGCTTGTGTCGGGATGAAAGGTGTTCGTATTCATGCAATTGTTCGCGAACTGAATAATGAGAACATTGATGTTATAACATGGTCAGAAGACCCGATGATACTGTTGCAACGCGCTCTTGCTCCGGCGAAACTAAAGAGTCTCACCATTGATGAAGAGAATAAGACTGCTACCATTCTCGTTGATAAACAACAGGCGTCTCTTGCTATTGGCAGAAACGGACAAAATGTACGGCTCGCGTCCAAACTTACTGGCTTTGATATTAAAGTCGAACAGGAGGGAGCGGAAGAAGAATACGATGTAGATTTAGTACAATTCAGAGAAGAATTGTCTGATGTATTGTATGCACGTCTTGTTGATGAAGGATTCGAAACTGCCCGCGATGTTATTGAAGCAAACGATGAAGATTTATTGCTCGTCGAAGGATTAGACTTGCAGAAGATTCACGAATTAAAGGACATGATGCGGAGTGGTATCGAAGAAGCAGACCTTGAAGAAGAAGATGATGAGGATGATGAAAAAGTGGTTACGACTTTATTGGAAGAACCGCTTGGTGATGGTTCTCCGGAAGAGGAAACCGAACCGGAAGACAAATCTATTATTCCGCCTGTTAGCTAA
- a CDS encoding peroxiredoxin, producing MKFFVLFVFTFALPFALLSQQSSQKSLAVGDAAPDFSLPYATQDSVASEDLKLSSFAGKRNVVLAFYPADWSGGCTKEVCTLRDNFSALANLDAEILGISGDYEYSHHEWAKHHQLPFKLVSDHNHSVAKTYSSFNESGYNKRTVYVVDKSGKIAYIDLQYSVRTPDSFNKLQEALKQLK from the coding sequence ATGAAATTTTTCGTTCTTTTTGTATTCACGTTTGCTCTACCATTCGCTCTCCTCTCACAACAATCATCTCAAAAGAGTTTAGCGGTGGGAGATGCGGCACCCGATTTTTCCCTGCCGTATGCTACACAGGATTCTGTCGCAAGTGAGGATTTGAAACTCTCATCGTTTGCCGGGAAACGAAATGTTGTTCTCGCCTTCTACCCTGCCGATTGGAGCGGCGGTTGCACGAAAGAAGTCTGTACGTTGCGGGACAATTTCTCTGCATTAGCAAATCTTGATGCCGAAATACTCGGCATCAGTGGTGATTATGAATACTCGCATCATGAATGGGCAAAACATCATCAATTGCCTTTCAAACTTGTCTCTGACCACAACCATAGCGTTGCCAAAACATATTCGAGTTTCAATGAATCAGGATACAACAAGAGAACAGTCTATGTCGTGGATAAATCGGGCAAGATTGCATATATAGATTTGCAATACAGCGTTCGCACACCTGATTCATTCAACAAATTACAGGAAGCACTCAAACAACTCAAATGA
- the rbfA gene encoding 30S ribosome-binding factor RbfA, which yields MSMRMERVASVIKEEIGVLFSREFNNPQYGFITVTEVHMTPDLKIAKVYVSIFGNEEVKQKTLNYLEEQKPHVRQIIGSHVRLKFTPSVQFYLDETMDRVSRIEQLIKQIHEHDNEKPEGK from the coding sequence ATGTCAATGAGAATGGAAAGAGTCGCCTCGGTCATCAAAGAGGAAATTGGAGTTTTATTTTCACGTGAGTTTAATAATCCTCAATACGGATTTATTACAGTGACAGAAGTTCACATGACACCGGATTTGAAAATTGCAAAAGTCTACGTCAGTATCTTCGGAAATGAAGAAGTAAAGCAGAAAACACTGAACTACTTAGAAGAACAAAAGCCGCACGTTCGGCAAATTATCGGTTCGCATGTACGATTAAAATTCACTCCCTCTGTGCAATTTTATCTTGATGAGACAATGGACAGAGTTTCAAGAATTGAACAACTCATCAAGCAAATCCATGAGCATGACAACGAGAAACCCGAAGGAAAGTAA
- a CDS encoding GIY-YIG nuclease family protein, with product MNTEAKSKQDIKREYKERMKPAGIFQIKNNANGKIFLGSSLNLEGPLNAHKFMLGINSHKNEALQKDWNEFGADKFTFEILEEVKMKDNATFNLIDELTLLEQIWFEKLLPTGERGYNKDSNIRQA from the coding sequence ATGAATACAGAAGCAAAATCAAAACAAGACATAAAACGAGAATACAAAGAACGAATGAAACCAGCCGGAATCTTTCAAATCAAGAATAATGCAAACGGGAAAATCTTTCTCGGAAGCAGTCTGAACCTTGAAGGACCGTTGAATGCACATAAGTTCATGTTAGGCATCAATTCACATAAGAATGAAGCGCTTCAAAAGGATTGGAATGAATTCGGAGCGGATAAGTTTACCTTCGAGATTCTGGAGGAAGTCAAAATGAAGGATAATGCAACCTTCAACCTGATTGATGAACTGACTCTGCTTGAACAAATCTGGTTTGAGAAACTACTGCCGACAGGCGAGCGCGGTTACAATAAAGATTCAAATATCAGGCAGGCGTAA
- a CDS encoding metal ABC transporter permease, with product MNELFYLPQSMLWPLVSCLVLTGIHVYLGVHVIARKVIFVDLALAQIAALGTVVGVLLGYEVGKDANALYLYSLAFTIFGAFVFSITRMKAERVPHEAIIGIVYAVTFATTILVLSKSALGPAELDHIIKGELLWVQPPTVIKTAIIYALVGLFHFIFRKKFMAISVNHDHAEASGMNVRLWDFLFYMSFGFVITSSVAIAGVFLVFSYLVIPSVGAMLLSDKLSTRLTIGWVAGSIISFIGVKLSWNTGLPTSPLVVVLLACALVVAGLYDYFKHTKPLFRAVRNLAGAVTVVLLFLGGVYFFRAHQEDPLEHTLHMLASPLGTDRLSALSYLESFHSNKEQWIPLVIEKLKDEDAQVRKSAIVLLQHANAQSAFSEILSMLHDKSDEVKNASLDAIKLMGDSSSATLLIEKAQTEDDPELQLQLLTTSLSLGSVSALPPLLHIIQEDGIFAEDAWEILKERIPFDFDELNVVKIETWLKNNSQYLKWNVSTKVFELNR from the coding sequence ATGAACGAACTGTTTTATCTCCCACAGAGTATGCTATGGCCACTTGTGTCATGCCTCGTCCTTACGGGGATTCATGTATATCTTGGAGTTCATGTAATAGCGCGTAAAGTAATCTTCGTTGATTTGGCGCTTGCACAAATTGCGGCACTCGGTACGGTTGTTGGAGTGTTGCTTGGGTACGAAGTCGGGAAAGATGCGAACGCGTTGTATCTGTATTCATTAGCGTTCACCATTTTCGGAGCGTTTGTTTTTTCCATTACACGAATGAAGGCTGAGCGTGTTCCGCATGAAGCAATCATCGGAATTGTTTATGCGGTAACATTTGCAACAACGATTCTTGTCCTCTCCAAAAGCGCTCTCGGTCCGGCGGAACTTGACCACATCATCAAAGGCGAACTGCTGTGGGTGCAACCTCCGACCGTCATCAAGACGGCAATCATCTACGCTCTTGTCGGTTTGTTCCATTTTATTTTTCGAAAGAAGTTCATGGCAATTTCCGTTAATCATGACCACGCGGAAGCATCGGGAATGAACGTGCGGCTTTGGGATTTTCTTTTTTACATGTCGTTCGGATTTGTCATCACAAGTTCGGTAGCGATTGCTGGAGTGTTTCTTGTTTTCAGTTATCTCGTCATACCGTCTGTTGGCGCGATGCTTCTTTCAGACAAACTCAGCACTCGACTTACCATAGGATGGGTTGCAGGTTCCATCATTAGTTTTATTGGAGTAAAACTTTCGTGGAATACCGGCTTGCCGACAAGTCCGCTTGTTGTCGTATTACTTGCGTGTGCGTTAGTCGTTGCAGGCTTGTATGATTATTTCAAACATACAAAACCGCTTTTCCGCGCTGTTAGAAATCTTGCCGGAGCAGTTACCGTCGTCCTCCTCTTTCTTGGCGGAGTGTATTTCTTCCGCGCTCATCAGGAAGACCCGCTTGAACATACGCTTCACATGCTGGCAAGTCCGCTTGGAACTGACCGCTTGTCTGCTCTCTCCTATCTCGAATCATTCCACTCAAATAAGGAACAATGGATTCCGCTCGTGATTGAAAAGTTGAAAGATGAAGATGCGCAAGTTCGGAAATCGGCAATTGTGTTGCTTCAACATGCTAATGCGCAATCTGCCTTCAGTGAAATCCTCTCCATGCTTCATGACAAATCAGACGAAGTGAAGAATGCATCGCTCGATGCAATCAAACTCATGGGTGATAGTTCCTCCGCAACGTTGCTGATTGAAAAAGCACAAACAGAGGACGACCCGGAATTGCAACTTCAATTACTTACTACATCGCTCAGTCTGGGAAGTGTATCAGCCCTTCCTCCGCTTCTCCATATTATTCAGGAAGATGGGATTTTTGCTGAAGATGCTTGGGAGATTCTTAAAGAAAGAATTCCATTTGATTTTGATGAGTTGAATGTTGTAAAGATAGAAACGTGGTTAAAAAATAATTCTCAATATTTGAAATGGAATGTTTCAACTAAGGTTTTTGAATTGAACCGTTAG
- a CDS encoding restriction endonuclease, with the protein MKQKLTIKKLIEEAHIFCVSQSKLQHKELFGVTDGKAVGTFIEQKFQKHLNDNYEVTVGSSASGIDLPSADILTDIKVTSIKQPQSSCPFKDAKQKIFGLGYNLLVFVYDKADNPKTKTAILNFVSCSFVSKERTADYTTTFRLREMIKDNANEADIIAYLNDKNIPADEITLSKLAEQILQSPPEQGYLTISNALQWRLQYQRIVTLEKEVKGITKIISFYKRKR; encoded by the coding sequence TTGAAGCAAAAATTAACAATAAAGAAACTGATTGAAGAAGCCCATATTTTTTGTGTTTCTCAATCAAAACTTCAACATAAAGAACTTTTCGGAGTAACGGATGGTAAAGCCGTTGGAACTTTCATCGAGCAGAAGTTCCAAAAGCATCTGAATGACAACTATGAAGTAACGGTTGGCTCTTCAGCAAGTGGAATTGACTTACCATCGGCTGACATTCTTACCGACATCAAAGTAACTTCAATTAAGCAACCTCAATCTTCGTGTCCTTTTAAAGATGCTAAACAAAAAATTTTCGGACTTGGTTACAACTTACTTGTTTTCGTTTACGATAAGGCAGACAACCCAAAAACTAAAACTGCTATTCTGAATTTTGTCAGTTGCTCATTCGTTTCAAAAGAACGAACTGCTGACTACACTACTACTTTTCGGCTGAGAGAAATGATTAAGGACAACGCAAATGAGGCTGACATCATTGCTTATCTGAACGATAAAAATATTCCTGCCGATGAAATAACTTTATCAAAATTGGCAGAGCAGATTTTACAATCACCGCCGGAGCAAGGATACCTTACTATTTCTAATGCGCTACAATGGCGATTACAATACCAAAGAATTGTAACATTGGAGAAAGAAGTTAAAGGAATTACAAAAATTATAAGTTTCTATAAACGCAAGCGATGA